TCGATGACGATGATGTTGGTGATGCTCCCGACGACGAAGAGGTTCCCCGCGAGCGTGCTCGAGAGGGCGAGGGCGGTGCCGCCGAGGCTTCCCTCGATGTAGGGCAAGAGCAGCATGACTGCGGGCACGTTCGAGACCAGGTTCGAGAGGACGGCAGCGAGCGGAAACAAGACCTCGGTGCTCGCCGGGTCGAGGCCCGTCCTCGACACGGCGCCCATCATGACGGCGAGCGAGCCCGAGCTCTCTAGAGCGCCGTGGACGATGAAGAGCCCGATGAAGAGCAGGAGCAGAGGCCAGTCGACGAGCACGAGCATATCGCGGGACGCCATGCGCCGGCTGCTCAGAAGGAGGCCCGCGGCGCCGAGCGCGAGCACGTCACGCGGCCAGGACGTCACGAGAAATGCGGCCACCAGAACGAAGAGAACGGCCGCGGCCTTCGCCGACTGCCATCGGTCGAAGCTCGGTGACGGGAGGGGGGCGAGGTCGATGTCGCTCGCGAGCCCGAATCCCTTCGTCTGACGCCAGATGACGACACGCCAGACGACGACTAGCCCGAGGCACGCGGGCACGAGAGCATCGAGGGTGTAGCCCCCGAAAGACAAGGCGAGCGACTGCCCGATGAGCATGTTTTGCGGGTTTCCGATGAGCGTCGCTGCAGAGCCTACGTTCGCGGCGCAGGCGAGCGCGAGCAGAAACGGCTTCGGATCCAGACGCCTCCGCGCGCATCCTTCGATCAGAAGAGGCGCCATCGCGAGACAGACGATGTCGTTCGCGAGTACGGCGGAGAGAAGGCCGGCGACGCCGACCACCCCTCCAAGGAGGGCCGCGGGGCTCGCCTCCCACGAAGCGAGCCGGCGCGTCACCTCGGTA
This window of the Vicinamibacteria bacterium genome carries:
- a CDS encoding SLC13 family permease — encoded protein: MSGTAGEAMMAFSMEPVVLIVFLVVYLGMILGEIPGLALDRTGIALLGAIALVVTGRMGPEAAWRAIDVSTLALLFGLMILSAQFRLGGFYTEVTRRLASWEASPAALLGGVVGVAGLLSAVLANDIVCLAMAPLLIEGCARRRLDPKPFLLALACAANVGSAATLIGNPQNMLIGQSLALSFGGYTLDALVPACLGLVVVWRVVIWRQTKGFGLASDIDLAPLPSPSFDRWQSAKAAAVLFVLVAAFLVTSWPRDVLALGAAGLLLSSRRMASRDMLVLVDWPLLLLFIGLFIVHGALESSGSLAVMMGAVSRTGLDPASTEVLFPLAAVLSNLVSNVPAVMLLLPYIEGSLGGTALALSSTLAGNLFVVGSITNIIVI